Proteins encoded in a region of the Balaenoptera ricei isolate mBalRic1 chromosome 19, mBalRic1.hap2, whole genome shotgun sequence genome:
- the MAF gene encoding transcription factor Maf, translating to MASELAMSNSDLPTSPLAMEYVNDFDLMKFEVKKEPVETDRIISQCGRLIAGGSLSSTPMSTPCSSVPPSPSFSAPSPGSGSEQKAHLEDYYWMTGYPQQLNPEALGFSPEDAVEALISNSHQLQGGFDGYARGAQQLASAAGAGAGASLGGSGEEMGPAAAVVSAVIAAAAAQSGAGPHYHHHHHHHAAGHHHHPTAGAPGAAGSASASAGGAGGSGGGGPASAGGGGGGGGGGGGGGGGAAGAGGALHPHHAAGGLHFDDRFSDEQLVTMSVRELNRQLRGVSKEEVIRLKQKRRTLKNRGYAQSCRFKRVQQRHVLESEKNQLLQQVDHLKQEISRLVRERDAYKEKYEKLVSSGFRENGSSSDNPSSPEFFITEPTHKLEPSVGYTTFWKPQRHVLTRVFTK from the coding sequence ATGGCATCAGAACTGGCAATGAGCAACTCCGACCTGCCCACCAGTCCCCTGGCCATGGAATATGTTAATGACTTCGATCTGATGAAGTTTGAAGTGAAAAAGGAACCGGTGGAGACCGACCGCATCATCAGCCAGTGTGGCCGTCTCATCGCCGGGGGCTCGCTGTCCTCCACCCCCATGAGCACGCCGTGCAGCTCGgtgcccccttcccccagcttcTCGGCGCCCAGCCCGGGCTCGGGCAGCGAGCAGAAGGCGCACCTGGAAGACTACTACTGGATGACCGGCTACCCGCAGCAGCTGAACCCCGAGGCGCTGGGCTTCAGCCCCGAGGACGCGGTCGAGGCGCTCATCAGCAACAGCCACCAGCTCCAGGGCGGCTTCGATGGCTACGCGCGCGGGGCGCAGCAGCTGGCCTCGGCGGCCGGGGCCGGCGCCGGCGCCTCCCTGGGCGGCAGCGGCGAGGAGatgggccccgccgccgccgtgGTGTCCGCCGTGATCGCCGCGGCCGCCGCGCAGAGCGGCGCGGGCCcgcactaccaccaccaccaccaccaccacgccgCCGGCCACCACCATCACCCGACGGCCGGCGCGCCCGGCGCCGCGGGCAGCGCGTCCGCCTCGGCCGGTGGCGCGGGCGGCTCGGGCGGCGGCGGCCCGGCCAGcgccgggggcggcggcggcggcggaggcggcggcggcggcggcggcgggggcgcggcgggggcggggggcgccctGCACCCGCACCACGCCGCCGGCGGCCTGCACTTCGACGACCGCTTCTCCGACGAGCAGCTGGTGACCATGTCGGTGCGCGAGCTGAACCGGCAGCTGCGCGGGGTCAGCAAGGAGGAGGTGATCCGGCTGAAGCAGAAGAGGCGGACCCTGAAAAACCGCGGCTATGCCCAGTCCTGCCGCTTCAAGAGGGTGCAGCAGAGGCACGTCCTGGAGTCCGAGAAGAACCAGCTGCTGCAGCAGGTCGACCACCTCAAGCAGGAGATCTCCAGGCTGGTGCGCGAGAGGGACGCGTACAAGGAGAAATACGAGAAGCTGGTGAGCAGCGGCTTCCGAGAAAACGGCTCGAGCAGCGACAACCCGTCCTCTCCCGAGTTTTTCAT